From one Microbacterium sp. 10M-3C3 genomic stretch:
- a CDS encoding deoxyribose-phosphate aldolase, with translation MSQADTVHRPALVATDAEIARVRQLRAERPGAIADAYRARTRRDLLGGDGRMFIVAADHPARGALGVRQDAMAMASRTDLLRRLTLALSRPGVDGVLGTPDILDDLAVLGVLDGKIAVSSLNRGGLRGAVFEMDDRFTGHDIARTVEAGLDMAKLLVRVNLADAATARTLEATANAVTAAARAKVPLMLEPFLSEWVDGRIVNDLSTDGVIRSVAIASGLGVDSSYTWLKLPVVAEMERVLDATTLPTLLLGGDADTSPDETYASWQAALALPGVRGLVVGRTLLYPPDDDVAAAVDVAASLVHPAL, from the coding sequence ATGTCGCAGGCTGACACCGTCCACCGTCCCGCGTTGGTCGCCACGGACGCCGAGATCGCCCGCGTGCGGCAGCTGCGGGCCGAACGGCCGGGCGCGATCGCCGACGCCTACCGGGCACGCACGCGCCGCGACCTGCTCGGCGGCGACGGCCGCATGTTCATCGTCGCCGCCGATCACCCCGCTCGCGGCGCTCTCGGCGTGCGGCAGGATGCGATGGCGATGGCCAGCCGCACCGACCTGTTGCGCCGCCTCACCCTTGCCCTGTCGCGGCCGGGCGTGGACGGTGTGCTGGGGACCCCGGACATCCTCGACGACCTGGCGGTGCTGGGTGTCCTCGACGGCAAGATCGCCGTGTCCTCCCTCAATCGTGGCGGCCTGCGCGGCGCCGTGTTCGAGATGGACGACCGCTTCACCGGCCACGACATCGCCCGCACGGTCGAGGCGGGCCTGGACATGGCCAAGCTCCTCGTCCGCGTCAACCTCGCCGATGCCGCCACTGCGCGCACCCTCGAGGCGACGGCGAACGCCGTCACCGCCGCGGCGCGGGCCAAGGTGCCGCTGATGCTCGAGCCGTTCCTGTCCGAGTGGGTCGATGGGCGCATCGTGAACGATCTGTCCACCGACGGGGTGATCCGGTCGGTGGCGATCGCATCCGGCCTCGGCGTGGACTCGTCCTACACGTGGCTGAAGCTGCCCGTCGTGGCCGAGATGGAGCGGGTGCTCGACGCGACCACTCTGCCCACCCTGTTGCTCGGTGGCGACGCCGACACCAGCCCCGACGAGACCTACGCCTCCTGGCAGGCCGCGCTCGCGCTGCCCGGCGTGCGCGGCCTCGTCGTCGGCCGCACGCTCCTCTACCCGCCGGACGACGACGTCGCTGCCGCCGTCGACGTGGCCGCGTCGCTCGTCCACCCGGCTCTCTGA
- the iolC gene encoding 5-dehydro-2-deoxygluconokinase yields MSSTPYDVLTIGRIGVDIYPLQDGVGLEDVETFGKFLGGSATNVSIAAARHGLHSAVITATGDDPFGRFAHLELQRLGVDDRYVATVDRLKTPVTFCEIFPPDDFPLYFYRDPIAPDLVLNNQHLDIGAISRARVYWSTVTGLSQDPSRTAHHTAWEARGRAPRTILDLDYRPMFWSTQEAATAQVARALEKVTVAVGNREECEIAVGETDPHRAADALLERGLELAIVKQGPRGVLAKTKDETVEVPPYPVDVVNGLGAGDGFGGALCYGLLQEWPLERILRFANIAGAVVASRRECSTAMPTTAEVEQLMERAVHVAG; encoded by the coding sequence ATGAGCAGTACCCCTTACGACGTACTGACGATCGGGCGGATCGGTGTCGATATCTACCCCCTGCAGGACGGGGTGGGCCTGGAGGACGTGGAGACGTTCGGGAAGTTCCTCGGCGGCAGTGCCACGAACGTCTCGATCGCCGCGGCCCGTCACGGACTGCACTCTGCGGTGATCACCGCCACCGGGGACGACCCGTTCGGGCGCTTCGCGCACCTCGAGCTGCAGCGCTTGGGCGTCGACGACCGGTACGTGGCGACGGTGGACCGCCTGAAGACGCCGGTGACGTTCTGCGAGATCTTCCCGCCGGACGACTTCCCGCTGTACTTCTACCGCGACCCGATCGCCCCCGACCTGGTGCTCAACAACCAGCACCTCGACATCGGCGCGATATCCCGTGCCCGCGTGTATTGGTCGACGGTCACGGGCCTGTCGCAGGACCCGAGCCGCACCGCCCACCACACCGCGTGGGAGGCCCGCGGACGCGCGCCGCGCACGATCCTCGACCTCGACTATCGGCCGATGTTCTGGTCGACGCAGGAAGCCGCGACCGCCCAGGTCGCGCGCGCATTGGAGAAGGTGACCGTCGCGGTCGGCAACAGGGAGGAGTGCGAGATCGCCGTCGGCGAGACCGATCCTCACCGCGCCGCCGACGCTCTGCTGGAGCGGGGCCTCGAACTCGCGATCGTGAAGCAGGGTCCCCGCGGGGTTCTCGCCAAGACGAAAGACGAGACGGTGGAGGTGCCTCCGTACCCGGTCGACGTCGTCAACGGCCTCGGCGCCGGGGACGGCTTCGGCGGCGCGCTGTGCTATGGGCTGCTGCAGGAATGGCCGCTGGAGCGCATCCTGCGCTTCGCGAACATCGCCGGTGCGGTCGTCGCCAGTCGCCGGGAGTGCTCCACCGCGATGCCCACCACCGCGGAGGTCGAGCAGCTCATGGAAAGGGCCGTCCATGTCGCAGGCTGA
- a CDS encoding Gfo/Idh/MocA family oxidoreductase → MTHQVRIGVVGAGLMGADHVSRITHRIVGAEVTAIVEPDTERGSAVAAETGARVFPRVEDALDAGLVDAVLVATPGRFHEQVLLPALDAGLPVLCEKPLTPDSASALRILEREQQLDRPHIQVGFMRRFDREYAELRELIASKDAGELLMLRCVHRNPSVPDSYTQQMLINDSVVHEFDVAPWLAGAAVRSVEVRHPRRNGRSPRHLREPILVLFELENDVLVDVEMNVSVGFGYQVATQAVFENGLARIGEPRGLQQWRDGSFRVADHTSFATRFADAYDTQLQRWVDAVRAGVLVDGPSAWDGYLVALACEAGVIALEQGDRIAVASPDRPAFYRT, encoded by the coding sequence ATGACGCATCAGGTTCGGATCGGCGTCGTCGGCGCCGGCCTTATGGGGGCGGATCACGTCTCCCGCATCACCCACCGGATCGTCGGCGCCGAGGTGACCGCCATCGTCGAGCCCGACACGGAGCGTGGATCCGCCGTCGCGGCTGAAACGGGCGCCCGCGTCTTTCCCCGCGTCGAGGATGCCCTTGACGCGGGGCTGGTCGACGCGGTGCTCGTGGCCACGCCCGGACGCTTCCACGAGCAGGTCCTGCTCCCGGCGCTCGACGCGGGGCTCCCGGTGCTGTGCGAGAAGCCGCTCACCCCGGACTCCGCATCAGCGCTTCGGATCCTCGAACGCGAACAGCAGCTGGACCGTCCGCACATCCAGGTCGGGTTCATGCGCCGGTTCGACCGCGAGTACGCGGAGTTGCGCGAGCTCATCGCGTCCAAGGACGCCGGCGAGCTGCTTATGCTGCGCTGCGTTCACCGCAACCCCTCTGTGCCCGACTCGTACACGCAGCAGATGCTCATCAACGACTCCGTGGTGCACGAGTTCGACGTGGCACCGTGGCTCGCGGGCGCCGCCGTCCGCAGTGTCGAGGTCAGGCATCCGCGCAGGAACGGTCGATCCCCGCGACACCTGCGTGAGCCGATCCTCGTGCTGTTCGAGCTGGAGAATGACGTACTGGTCGACGTGGAGATGAACGTCAGCGTCGGGTTCGGCTACCAGGTCGCCACGCAGGCGGTCTTCGAGAACGGTCTCGCCCGCATCGGCGAACCTCGCGGATTGCAGCAGTGGCGCGACGGTTCATTCCGGGTCGCCGACCATACGAGCTTCGCAACGCGGTTCGCTGATGCCTACGACACCCAGCTGCAACGCTGGGTCGACGCCGTACGTGCAGGAGTTCTCGTGGACGGCCCGAGCGCCTGGGACGGATACCTCGTCGCGCTCGCCTGCGAGGCCGGCGTCATTGCGCTCGAGCAAGGCGACCGGATCGCGGTGGCGTCCCCTGACCGCCCCGCGTTCTACCGGACATGA
- a CDS encoding ABC transporter permease: MTTQAPSRGSGTSSDSANPTTSTIFLRQRTPGDFFRRPETGALVGTLLVFVFFAIFGGQQFLSSGGVASWLNIAAELAIIALPVALLMIAGEFDLSVGSVVASSSVILAVVSGTWGLPMIVGVLAALALGVLTGLVNGLMVSRTNVPSFIVTLAMQFALAGLTLGLARVLTGSTSIPIPADPFFKVLFGTLINGQFEVAIFWAVGIAVVVAWILQMTKYGNWIFAIGGDAVSARASGIPVAGTKIALFVSTSVGASLVGIIQTLLYNGAQTGTGQSFVFNSIIAVVVGGVLLTGGYGSVVGVMLGCLTFAIVNQGIYYTGWNSDWASLILGILLLAAVLMNNTFRRLALSGGKVKTAKLGNRS; encoded by the coding sequence ATGACCACGCAAGCCCCTTCGCGCGGAAGCGGAACGTCCTCCGACTCCGCGAACCCGACGACATCCACGATCTTCCTTCGCCAGCGCACCCCCGGCGACTTCTTCCGCCGGCCCGAGACCGGCGCGCTGGTGGGCACTCTGCTGGTGTTCGTGTTCTTCGCGATCTTCGGCGGACAGCAGTTCCTCTCTTCCGGCGGCGTCGCAAGCTGGCTCAACATCGCCGCGGAGCTCGCGATCATCGCGCTGCCGGTCGCCCTGCTGATGATCGCCGGCGAGTTCGACCTGTCCGTCGGGTCTGTGGTTGCGAGCAGCTCCGTCATCCTCGCGGTCGTCTCCGGCACCTGGGGGCTGCCGATGATCGTCGGGGTCCTCGCTGCCCTCGCCCTCGGCGTGCTCACCGGCCTGGTGAACGGCCTCATGGTGTCCCGTACGAACGTCCCCTCCTTCATCGTGACGCTCGCGATGCAGTTCGCTCTCGCAGGTCTCACCCTGGGTCTGGCTCGCGTGCTGACCGGCAGCACGAGCATCCCGATCCCCGCCGACCCGTTCTTCAAGGTTCTGTTCGGCACGTTGATCAACGGCCAGTTCGAAGTCGCGATCTTCTGGGCTGTCGGCATCGCCGTCGTCGTGGCCTGGATCCTGCAGATGACGAAGTACGGCAACTGGATCTTCGCGATCGGCGGCGACGCGGTCAGCGCGCGCGCCTCGGGAATCCCCGTCGCCGGCACGAAGATCGCCCTGTTCGTCTCCACCAGCGTCGGCGCGTCGCTCGTCGGCATCATCCAGACGTTGCTCTACAACGGAGCCCAGACCGGCACCGGGCAGTCGTTCGTGTTCAACTCGATCATCGCGGTCGTCGTTGGCGGTGTGCTGCTGACCGGCGGATACGGATCCGTCGTCGGCGTCATGCTCGGCTGCCTGACCTTTGCGATCGTGAACCAGGGCATCTACTACACCGGCTGGAACTCGGACTGGGCCTCCCTGATCCTCGGCATCCTGTTGCTGGCCGCCGTCCTCATGAACAACACCTTCCGTCGCCTCGCGCTCAGCGGCGGCAAGGTCAAGACCGCGAAGTTGGGAAACAGATCATGA
- a CDS encoding Gfo/Idh/MocA family oxidoreductase: protein MSTSPIGVAVIGAGMAGKAHAAAYRNAPSLYESILPEVRLVSIADAYAPAGEAAAKRFGYSRFDTSWQAIAEADDVDVVSVVVANHLHREIVEGLLAAGKHVLCEKPLSDTLEDARAMAAAADNASTIARIGLTFRRSPGIAYIRDLVQSGRLGKVLHVSIRYWTDYASDPTAAISWRYKGPAGSGALADVGSHASYLAEFLAGPAVEVSGGRFSTVIPQRPKPLGVVSGHGHAAVSNDYEAVENDDYATFSLGFASGAAGTIEVSRVAAGHPNDLQIEVFCENGAATFDQSRPSEISLHLSDGPEAERGYRRVLLGNPHPYIAGGMPIDVSGVGFGQNEGFLFQARAFLEEVAGLDESVSLPRNAGFDEGVHNMELLAAVAESASNRGAAVTIPASALAIH, encoded by the coding sequence GTGTCCACGTCTCCCATCGGCGTCGCCGTCATCGGCGCCGGCATGGCCGGTAAGGCCCACGCCGCGGCCTACCGCAACGCCCCCAGCCTGTACGAGAGCATCCTGCCGGAGGTGCGCCTGGTCTCCATCGCCGACGCGTACGCGCCGGCGGGCGAGGCGGCGGCGAAGCGCTTCGGATACTCGCGCTTCGACACCTCGTGGCAGGCGATCGCCGAGGCCGACGACGTCGACGTCGTCAGCGTAGTGGTCGCCAACCACCTGCACCGCGAGATCGTCGAGGGACTGCTGGCGGCCGGCAAGCACGTGCTGTGCGAGAAGCCGCTGTCGGACACCCTCGAGGACGCCCGCGCGATGGCGGCCGCGGCCGACAACGCGTCGACCATCGCGCGCATCGGCCTCACCTTCCGCCGCTCCCCCGGCATCGCGTACATCCGCGACCTTGTCCAGTCAGGCCGCCTCGGCAAGGTGCTGCACGTGAGCATCCGCTACTGGACCGACTACGCGTCGGACCCGACGGCGGCGATCAGCTGGCGTTACAAGGGACCGGCCGGATCCGGCGCCCTCGCCGATGTCGGCAGTCACGCCAGCTACCTCGCCGAGTTCCTCGCCGGTCCCGCCGTCGAGGTCAGCGGCGGCCGCTTCAGCACGGTCATCCCGCAGCGCCCGAAGCCGCTGGGCGTGGTGTCGGGGCATGGCCACGCCGCGGTGTCGAACGACTACGAGGCCGTCGAGAACGACGACTACGCGACCTTCTCGCTCGGCTTCGCCAGTGGGGCGGCGGGCACGATCGAGGTCTCGCGCGTCGCCGCGGGGCACCCCAACGATCTGCAGATCGAGGTGTTCTGCGAGAACGGCGCCGCCACCTTCGACCAGTCCAGGCCCTCAGAGATCAGCCTGCACCTCTCCGACGGCCCGGAAGCAGAACGCGGCTACCGCCGCGTTCTGCTCGGCAACCCCCACCCCTACATCGCCGGCGGCATGCCCATCGATGTCTCCGGCGTCGGCTTCGGACAGAACGAGGGCTTCCTGTTCCAGGCGCGCGCCTTCCTGGAGGAGGTCGCGGGGCTCGACGAGTCGGTGTCACTGCCCCGCAACGCCGGCTTCGACGAGGGCGTGCACAACATGGAACTGCTCGCAGCGGTCGCCGAGTCGGCGAGCAACCGCGGCGCGGCCGTGACGATCCCCGCCTCCGCTCTCGCGATCCACTGA
- a CDS encoding Gfo/Idh/MocA family oxidoreductase — protein MNVRIGLIGYGVGGRLFHAPYITAARDCEFAGIVTRSPDRVAQARADHPGVPVYGSLGEMTAAGLDAVTVSTPPRTRRELVLEAVGLGLAVLADKPFAPSAQAGRELVEAAEAAGVLLNVFHNRRWDADIVTARKVLDSGALGAVTRLDLRCDQDDPSTLEAGPDGGLLRDLGSHVVDQALHLLGPARQVFAQLDESVLASGKTDVGFTITIVHDGGTHSHVSASKVNGLESRELRLLGEQGSYVSDYRDVQVDAIRTGQFPAQARDTWGYEQEVRWGVLAAGGKRRPVPSEQGDYTALYEAFAQAVRSGSGGPVPALEGVAVLEVLDAARRSAQTGQVVSI, from the coding sequence ATGAACGTCCGCATCGGATTGATCGGCTACGGCGTCGGGGGCCGCCTGTTCCACGCTCCCTACATCACCGCGGCTCGCGACTGCGAGTTCGCAGGGATCGTGACGCGTTCGCCCGACCGGGTCGCGCAGGCCCGGGCCGATCATCCCGGCGTCCCCGTGTACGGATCGCTCGGCGAGATGACGGCCGCCGGGCTGGATGCGGTGACGGTGTCCACTCCCCCGCGCACCCGGCGCGAGCTGGTGCTCGAGGCGGTCGGGCTCGGCCTGGCTGTGCTCGCGGACAAGCCGTTCGCGCCGTCCGCACAGGCGGGGCGCGAGCTCGTCGAAGCCGCCGAGGCGGCCGGGGTGCTGCTGAACGTGTTCCACAACCGCCGCTGGGACGCCGACATCGTCACGGCGCGGAAAGTCCTCGACTCCGGCGCTCTGGGGGCGGTGACGCGCCTGGATCTGCGGTGCGACCAGGACGATCCGTCGACGCTCGAGGCGGGCCCGGACGGCGGACTGCTGCGCGACCTGGGCAGTCATGTCGTCGATCAGGCCCTGCACCTGCTCGGGCCCGCCCGGCAGGTGTTCGCCCAGCTGGATGAGAGCGTCCTGGCGTCGGGGAAGACCGACGTCGGGTTCACGATCACGATCGTCCACGACGGCGGGACGCATTCCCACGTGTCGGCCAGCAAGGTCAACGGTCTCGAATCACGGGAGCTGCGGCTGCTGGGCGAGCAGGGCTCCTACGTGTCCGACTATCGCGACGTGCAGGTCGATGCGATCCGGACGGGACAGTTCCCCGCGCAGGCGCGGGACACGTGGGGGTATGAGCAGGAGGTCCGGTGGGGTGTCCTCGCTGCCGGTGGGAAGCGGCGGCCGGTGCCGTCTGAGCAGGGCGACTACACCGCACTGTACGAGGCGTTCGCGCAGGCCGTCCGATCCGGTAGCGGTGGCCCCGTTCCCGCCCTCGAGGGCGTCGCCGTGCTGGAGGTGCTGGACGCGGCTCGCCGCAGCGCGCAGACCGGGCAGGTCGTCTCGATCTGA
- a CDS encoding LacI family DNA-binding transcriptional regulator: MRRPTIYDVAREAGVSKSLVSLVLQGSGRVSDASRAAVEAAVDSLGYRPSRAAAELAAGRTMLVGVLIDDYANPWFVDLARGIGHVLGPEGYRLTVVDTATMPAAEDPVEGMLSARVDGIVVARDVPEQLLATAAPPLVVAGTRDRIPAGVDAVANDDTAGARLAAEYLLALGHRIVAHLSAGGGAAAARRRGFEEVIRAAGGRVVATDYGGPATEHAGFDSTVRVLAEHPEVTAIFAVNDVMALGALGAARQRGIDVPGRLSIVGYDNTSLARTRLIDLTTVDDDSFGVGREAGQLLRARMAGGNGDVVRLALDPVLVVRGTTAAAP, encoded by the coding sequence ATGCGACGGCCGACCATCTACGACGTGGCCCGCGAAGCAGGGGTGTCGAAGTCGCTCGTCTCACTGGTGCTGCAGGGCTCCGGGCGCGTCAGCGACGCCTCCCGCGCCGCCGTCGAAGCCGCTGTCGACTCGCTCGGATACCGCCCCAGCCGCGCCGCGGCGGAGCTCGCGGCCGGGCGGACGATGCTGGTCGGGGTGCTGATCGACGACTACGCCAACCCGTGGTTCGTCGACCTCGCCCGCGGCATCGGTCATGTGCTCGGTCCCGAGGGGTATCGCCTCACCGTGGTCGACACCGCGACGATGCCCGCCGCCGAGGATCCCGTCGAGGGGATGCTGTCGGCCCGGGTCGACGGGATCGTCGTCGCCCGTGATGTCCCGGAGCAGCTGCTCGCGACCGCCGCGCCGCCCCTGGTGGTCGCAGGGACACGCGACCGGATCCCGGCGGGCGTCGATGCGGTCGCCAACGACGACACCGCCGGTGCGCGCCTCGCCGCGGAGTACCTGCTCGCCCTCGGCCACCGGATCGTGGCGCACTTGTCGGCCGGGGGAGGAGCGGCAGCCGCGCGTCGACGCGGATTCGAGGAGGTCATACGCGCTGCCGGCGGCAGGGTCGTCGCCACCGACTACGGAGGGCCCGCGACCGAGCACGCCGGGTTCGACAGCACCGTCAGGGTCCTGGCTGAACATCCCGAGGTCACCGCGATCTTCGCCGTGAACGACGTCATGGCCCTCGGTGCGCTCGGGGCGGCCCGCCAGCGGGGCATCGACGTGCCGGGGCGGCTGTCCATCGTCGGTTACGACAACACCTCGCTCGCCCGCACCCGCCTGATCGACCTGACCACCGTCGACGACGACAGCTTCGGCGTGGGCCGGGAGGCCGGGCAGCTGCTCCGGGCGCGCATGGCCGGCGGGAACGGGGACGTCGTCCGGCTTGCCCTCGACCCCGTGCTGGTCGTGCGCGGGACCACCGCCGCAGCGCCCTGA
- a CDS encoding substrate-binding domain-containing protein, whose amino-acid sequence MDTTSLDEHLPKDRPTRSRTRMVLAAGAAAAGLLLAGCSGDAAPAQTDDTATTGGGDGISIVVMGGATDDPFWSTVKRGGEAAAEAVEAAGGSVTFLAMPNYDNFNADAAKLVSNIDALNPSAAIIPDWAPEAQNDAIKRITDKGIPVFLYNTGIDEVETVGAEAYIGSDDYESGKLAGETFAAAGAQHAVCVNTLPGTTNADARCRGVKEGAEPGGAKYTELALPTSQFGDPTAVAQAIKGALLQDTTIDAIFTPGQADTNAAASGIDQAGLTGTVQLGGQNFDAESLDRISAGTQLFAIDQQGYAQGYYAVSAAFQFAAYGIQLPQNPLLTGPALIDASNVDTAISGADLGVR is encoded by the coding sequence ATGGACACCACCTCGCTCGATGAACACCTGCCCAAAGACCGGCCCACTCGCTCGCGGACCCGGATGGTCCTCGCCGCGGGGGCCGCCGCCGCCGGGCTCCTGCTCGCCGGATGCTCTGGCGACGCTGCGCCCGCGCAGACCGATGACACCGCCACGACCGGCGGTGGGGACGGCATCTCCATCGTCGTGATGGGCGGAGCGACCGACGACCCGTTCTGGTCGACCGTCAAGCGCGGCGGCGAGGCCGCGGCGGAGGCCGTGGAAGCCGCCGGCGGTTCGGTGACATTCCTCGCCATGCCCAATTACGACAACTTCAACGCAGACGCCGCGAAACTCGTCTCCAACATCGACGCGCTGAACCCGAGCGCGGCCATCATCCCCGACTGGGCGCCCGAAGCGCAGAACGACGCCATCAAGAGGATCACCGACAAGGGCATCCCTGTCTTCCTTTACAACACCGGCATCGACGAGGTCGAGACGGTCGGCGCCGAGGCGTACATCGGCTCCGACGACTACGAGTCGGGCAAGCTCGCCGGTGAGACCTTCGCCGCAGCCGGGGCCCAGCATGCGGTGTGCGTCAACACCCTGCCCGGCACGACCAACGCCGACGCCCGCTGCCGTGGGGTGAAGGAAGGAGCAGAGCCTGGCGGGGCGAAGTATACCGAGCTGGCCCTGCCGACCTCGCAGTTCGGCGACCCGACCGCCGTAGCCCAGGCGATCAAGGGCGCGCTGCTGCAGGACACCACGATCGACGCCATCTTCACCCCCGGACAGGCGGACACGAACGCGGCCGCGAGCGGCATCGACCAGGCGGGTCTCACCGGTACGGTGCAGCTCGGCGGTCAGAACTTCGACGCCGAATCCCTCGACCGCATCTCCGCCGGCACGCAGCTGTTCGCGATCGACCAGCAGGGTTATGCGCAGGGCTACTACGCGGTCTCGGCCGCGTTCCAGTTCGCCGCGTACGGGATTCAGCTTCCGCAGAACCCGCTGCTGACCGGGCCGGCGCTCATCGACGCCTCGAACGTCGACACGGCCATCTCCGGCGCTGACCTCGGCGTCCGCTGA
- a CDS encoding CoA-acylating methylmalonate-semialdehyde dehydrogenase, producing MSTNTTELPDTEAARLSPRVISHWIDGAEAPSTSGRTAPVYNPATGVVTADVALADEAEVEAAIASAQRGFEMWSRFSIAKRQTVLFAFRELLNARKRELAEIITAEHGKVVSDAMGEILRGQEVVELATGFPHLIKGAFSENASTGIDVYSLKQPLGVVGIISPFNFPAMVPMWFFPVAIAAGNAVVVKPSEKDPSAALWLAALWKEAGLPDGVFTVLQGDKLAVDGLLTDPRVQSISFVGSTPIAQYIYETASKHGKRVQALGGAKNHMLVLPDADLDLVADQAVNAGYGAAGERCMAISVVLAVEPAADELIEKIQERIAKLRVGNGAGQDGVEPDLGPLISAQHREKVSGYVDIAEADGAKVVVDGRGLTVPGHEDGFFFGPTLLDEVPLTSRAYTEEIFGPVLSVVRVKTFAEGVDLINSGQFGNGTAIFTNDGGAARRFQNEIQVGMIGINVPIPVPVAYHSFGGWKQSLFGDAKAYGVHGFDFFTREKAVTSRWLDPATHGGINLGFPQND from the coding sequence ATGAGCACCAACACCACCGAACTGCCCGACACCGAGGCTGCCCGCCTCTCGCCGCGCGTCATCTCGCACTGGATCGACGGCGCCGAGGCCCCCTCGACCAGCGGACGCACCGCCCCCGTGTACAACCCCGCCACCGGCGTCGTGACCGCTGATGTGGCCCTCGCCGATGAGGCCGAGGTCGAGGCGGCGATCGCCTCGGCGCAGCGCGGCTTCGAGATGTGGTCGCGGTTCTCGATCGCCAAGCGCCAGACCGTGCTGTTCGCGTTCCGCGAGCTGCTGAACGCGCGCAAGCGCGAGCTGGCGGAGATCATCACCGCGGAGCACGGCAAGGTGGTGTCGGATGCGATGGGTGAGATCCTGCGTGGCCAGGAGGTCGTGGAGCTCGCGACGGGGTTCCCGCACCTGATCAAGGGTGCGTTCTCGGAGAACGCGTCGACCGGGATCGACGTGTACTCGCTGAAGCAGCCGCTCGGGGTGGTGGGCATCATCTCTCCGTTCAACTTCCCCGCGATGGTGCCGATGTGGTTCTTCCCCGTCGCGATCGCCGCCGGCAACGCCGTCGTCGTCAAGCCGTCGGAGAAGGACCCCTCCGCGGCGCTGTGGCTCGCCGCGCTGTGGAAGGAAGCCGGTCTCCCCGACGGCGTGTTCACCGTGCTGCAGGGCGACAAGCTCGCCGTGGACGGGCTGCTCACCGACCCCCGCGTGCAGTCGATCTCCTTCGTCGGCTCCACCCCGATCGCGCAGTACATCTACGAGACGGCGTCCAAGCACGGCAAGCGCGTGCAGGCGCTCGGCGGCGCGAAGAACCACATGCTGGTCCTGCCCGACGCAGACCTCGACCTCGTCGCCGACCAGGCCGTCAACGCCGGCTACGGCGCCGCGGGCGAGCGATGCATGGCCATCTCGGTCGTCCTCGCGGTCGAGCCGGCCGCCGACGAGCTGATCGAGAAGATCCAGGAGCGGATCGCGAAGCTCCGTGTCGGCAACGGCGCCGGCCAGGACGGCGTCGAGCCCGACCTGGGACCGCTGATCTCCGCCCAGCACAGGGAGAAGGTGTCGGGCTACGTCGATATCGCCGAGGCAGACGGTGCGAAGGTCGTCGTCGACGGCCGCGGCCTGACCGTGCCCGGGCACGAGGACGGGTTCTTCTTCGGCCCGACGCTGCTGGACGAGGTGCCGCTGACCTCCCGCGCCTACACCGAGGAGATCTTCGGACCGGTGCTGTCGGTCGTGCGCGTGAAGACCTTCGCCGAGGGCGTGGACCTGATCAACTCCGGCCAGTTCGGCAACGGCACGGCGATCTTCACGAACGACGGGGGAGCCGCCCGCCGGTTCCAGAACGAGATCCAGGTCGGCATGATCGGCATCAACGTGCCCATCCCGGTGCCGGTGGCGTACCACTCGTTCGGCGGATGGAAGCAGTCGCTGTTCGGCGACGCGAAGGCGTACGGCGTGCACGGCTTCGACTTCTTCACCCGCGAGAAGGCGGTCACCAGCCGCTGGCTCGACCCCGCCACGCACGGCGGCATCAACCTGGGCTTCCCCCAGAACGACTGA
- a CDS encoding ATP-binding cassette domain-containing protein: protein MTNPLLTLRGVSKSFAGNIALSDISLEVNAGEVLCLLGDNGAGKSTLIKVLSGVHKPSSGTLSVNGEPVVFDSPKDAGDVGIATVHQYGGTFPLMSVARNFFVGKEPTKGFWPFRFFDQKKAGEITVREMQKLGITRVTDGTRLAGALSGGERQSLAIARAVYFGAKVLILDEPTSALGVKQATHVLRLIMQARAQGIAVIFVTHNVTHAMAVGDQFAVLIHGRRADGFRKGERTREQITDLMAGGEAMAELEADLARLTGTITLRK, encoded by the coding sequence ATGACGAATCCATTGCTCACCCTCCGCGGCGTCTCCAAGTCGTTCGCCGGGAACATTGCCCTCAGTGACATCTCCCTCGAGGTGAACGCCGGCGAGGTGCTGTGCCTGCTCGGCGACAACGGCGCCGGCAAGTCGACACTCATCAAGGTGCTCTCCGGCGTGCACAAGCCCAGCTCCGGCACGTTGAGTGTCAACGGCGAGCCGGTTGTGTTCGACAGTCCCAAGGACGCCGGCGACGTCGGCATCGCGACCGTACACCAGTACGGCGGCACGTTCCCGCTGATGTCCGTCGCGCGCAACTTCTTCGTCGGGAAGGAACCGACGAAAGGGTTCTGGCCCTTCCGGTTCTTCGACCAGAAGAAGGCCGGTGAGATCACCGTCCGCGAGATGCAGAAGCTCGGAATCACCCGCGTCACCGACGGCACCCGCCTGGCCGGAGCGCTGTCCGGCGGTGAGCGGCAGTCGCTCGCCATCGCCCGCGCCGTCTACTTCGGTGCGAAGGTCCTCATCCTCGACGAGCCGACGTCCGCGCTCGGAGTGAAGCAGGCTACGCACGTCCTCCGCCTCATCATGCAGGCGCGCGCTCAGGGCATCGCCGTGATCTTCGTGACGCATAACGTGACCCACGCCATGGCGGTCGGAGACCAGTTCGCCGTGCTCATCCACGGCCGCAGGGCCGACGGGTTCCGTAAAGGTGAGCGCACGCGCGAGCAGATCACGGACCTCATGGCCGGTGGCGAGGCGATGGCCGAGCTGGAAGCCGACCTCGCCCGCCTCACCGGCACGATCACGCTGCGGAAGTGA